In Carya illinoinensis cultivar Pawnee chromosome 10, C.illinoinensisPawnee_v1, whole genome shotgun sequence, one DNA window encodes the following:
- the LOC122278914 gene encoding KH domain-containing protein At2g38610, with protein MSGLYNPNFSPARAASPQIRSTPDVDSQYLSELLAEHQKLGPFMQVLPICSRLLNQEILRVSGLMSNQGFGDFDRLRHRSPSPMASSNLISSVTRTGFGSWNGLQPERLSGPPGMTMDWQGAPASPSSYTVKRILRLEIPVDTYPNFNFVGRLLGPRGNSLKRVEATTGCRVYIRGKGSIKDPDKEEKLRGRPGYEHLNEPLHILIEADLPASVVDIRLRQAQEIIEELLKPVDESQDYIKRQQLRELAMLNSNFREESPGPSGSISPFNSSGMKRAKTGR; from the exons ATGTCAGGTCTGTATAATCCCAACTTCTCACCAGCAAGAGCTGCTTCACCACAGATTAGAAGCACCCCAGATGTTGACAG TCAGTACTTGTCAGAGTTGCTGGCAGAGCATCAAAAGCTTGGGCCTTTCATGCAAGTGCTTCCGATATGTAGTCGACTGTTAAATCAAG AGATTTTACGAGTTTCTGGATTGATGTCCAACCAAGGTTTTGGCGACTTTGACAGACTTCGGCATAGAAGCCCCAGTCCCATGGCTTCTTCAAACCTTATTTCAAGTGTAACTAGGACAGGATTCGGTAGCTGGAATGGCCTTCAACCAGAG AGATTAAGTGGACCCCCTGGAATGACGATGGACTGGCAAGGTGCACCTGCAAGCCCTAGCTCATACACTGTCAAGAGGATTTTGCGTTTAGAAATTCCTGTTGATACTTACCCAAAT TTCAACTTTGTTGGGCGGCTTCTGGGCCCTAGAGGCAATTCCCTGAAACGGGTGGAAGCAACTACAGGTTGCCGTGTATACATTAGAGGGAAAGGATCAATAAAGGATCCAGACAAG GAAGAAAAGCTAAGGGGAAGGCCAGGCTATGAGCACCTGAATGAACCACTCCACATCTTAATTGAGGCTGATTTACCTGCCAGTGTTGTTGATATAAGATTGAGGCAGGCACAGGAAATCATTGAAGAATTACTCAAACCAGTG GATGAGTCCCAGGATTATATTAAGAGGCAGCAGTTGCGTGAATTGGCTATGCTAAATTCAAATTTCAGAGAAGAGAGTCCTGGGCCAAGCGGTAGCATCTCTCCTTTCAACTCAAGTGGCATGAAACGTGCAAAAACAGGACGCTGA
- the LOC122278916 gene encoding NADH dehydrogenase [ubiquinone] 1 alpha subcomplex subunit 1, protein MAWVWLEAALPLGIIAGMLCAMGNVQYYIHKAAHGRPKHIGNDMWDVAMERRDKKLIEKVSAAAHN, encoded by the exons ATGGCGTGGGTATGGTTGGAAGCAGCGTTACCTCTGGGAATCATAGCCGGAATGCTCTGTGCTATGGGTAATGTTCAGTATTATATTCACAAAGCCGCTCATGGACGG CCGAAGCACATCGGCAACGACATGTGGGATGTGGCTATGGAACGGCGGGACAAGAAGCTCATCGAGAAGGTTTCTGCCGCTGCTCATAATTAA